Below is a genomic region from Spirosoma radiotolerans.
TTACCTTATTTTATTCATTGGGCTATTATGGTACTGGAAGAACTTCCGTAACCAAGCCGCGTCGGGGACTATGTTAGGCATCTCTTTAGTTTGGATATTTGGTCTCCGCTTTGTCTGGGAATTCTTTAAAGAGAACCAAGTTACTTTTGAAGATAGTATGAGCCTTAACATGGGTCAACTCTTAAGCATACCCGCCATTTTACTAGGGCTGATTTTACTTCTAAGAAATTTTATCAGACCGACTTCCTTAATTCCAATTGCCCTAGTAATTCAGTCGTCGAGCCTTTGTTATCAATGCGACTACCAGTCAGCCTTACCAGACTCTAGAAAGGTCAACATGAATAAATGTGAAGTTTTAATTTCAGAAACATATTCTCTCAAAACTAGACGTTTTCAAGATCACATGGTGAAAACAAAAAAGCAGCTTTCTGAAAGAAGTCCATTAACATAATTGAGATTATCTAACAGCTGAGACCTCCTAACCAGTAACAAAGGAGCCATGATAACCGATGTTGTTTTTACTGGCTTGGGCATTTGTGGGGTAACTAATGAAGCCTCAGAGCCTAGTCAAAATAGCCCTACAGGCTACTTTTATGCTTGAAACAGATGCCACTCAATTACAGAAAGGCTACGGTTTGGTATAAAATACTCTATAAAAGGTATAGAAGAGGAAAATGCTGAGGTATTTGATGTGCGGATCAGCTATCCGTTGCTGACAAATCCTGCTACTGGCGAATCATCGGTCGAAGTGATAGAAACAAAGGCTGGTTGCATTGATGAATCTAATTTTGACTATTTCCACAAGTCTACGGCCCACGGAAGGCGTATCACACAAGAAGAACAACTTAGGATTTTAACGTACTAATACGAATAATGGAAAAATCTTAACTAATTGGTTATAAGTAAAAAAGCCTTGCAAATCAGCGAATTGCAAGGCTTTTAGATTGTATTATATGTGCACTCGTAGGGATTCGAACCCCAAACCTCCTGATCCGTAGTCAGGTGCTCTATCCAATTGAGCTACGAATGCGATTTACATTTTTTGCGGAGTGCTCTTTCCAATTGATGTCGAGCGCGACCCCGGTACGAATGCATTGCTGTGAAGCATTTCCCGTTGATTGGGAGTGCAAAAGTAGGGAGAAAAAAGACGTTTGTCAATCTATTTTCCGGAAAAATTTGGTTTGCGCTTCATCAGGAAGGACCCAATGCCTTCCGCAGCATCGGCCGAACGGCCTAATGTGTCCTGATTGTCAGCTTCTTGTTCGAGCTGGTGGGCCAGGTCGGAGTATACGGATTGATCCAATACTTTTTTCATTAGACCGATGGCAAGGGTAGGGGCGGAGGCATAATATGCCACTACGGTATCGACAGCTGAATCCAATTCCGTTGCAGCCACCGAGCGGCTTACCAGTCCAATCTGAGCCGCTTCAGGGCCATATACGCGTCGGCCGGTGCTGCATAGCTCAAACGCGCGTTGTGGACCAATGAGCCGGGGCAGAAAAAAGGTTGATCCCGCATCGGGCATCAGGCCAATGTTGACAAATATCTGGCTGAAATACGCTTCGTCGGCGCAGAGAACTACGTCGCAGGCCAGTGCCAGGGAACAACCCGCCCCGGCAGCTACGCCATTAATGCGGCCGATAACCGGTTTGGCTACGTTGCGAATCGCCTGAATCATGGGGTTGTAGGTTGTCCGGAGGGCATCGCCCAGCGCAAGCTGCCCGCCCGAGGAAGCCGCATTCGTGACGCCTTCTTTCAGGTCAGCACCCGAGGAAAAGGCTTTGTCGCCCGCGCCGGTGAGAACAATGACCCGGACCTGCTCATCGGCACCGGCGGCTTCAATGGCGGCCGTAATGTCGCGAATCAGGCCGGGGCTAAGGGCATTGTATACCTGAGGGCGGTTGAGGGTGATCCGGCAAACCGTATCGGTAATGTTATAGAGAAGATTATCGTACATGGCAAAAGGGCATTTGGAAAGTCCCGGCCGGTTAAGTCGGGGGCATGTTAAAAAAACCAATACACGGTGAGCAGGCTGACCAGCAGACCAAGCGCCAGACCGGCGCTAACCTGGGCCGGTGTGTGGGCATTGAGCTGCAGCCGGGCGCTCGCCACAAAACCCGACAGCATCACCAGCAGCAATAAGGGGATGAACAGGTCCGTTAGCCCAAACCTGAGCATGAGGCTGCTGATAATGCCCACTACGCCCCCAATGCCAACGGCGTGCGCG
It encodes:
- a CDS encoding enoyl-CoA hydratase/isomerase family protein produces the protein MYDNLLYNITDTVCRITLNRPQVYNALSPGLIRDITAAIEAAGADEQVRVIVLTGAGDKAFSSGADLKEGVTNAASSGGQLALGDALRTTYNPMIQAIRNVAKPVIGRINGVAAGAGCSLALACDVVLCADEAYFSQIFVNIGLMPDAGSTFFLPRLIGPQRAFELCSTGRRVYGPEAAQIGLVSRSVAATELDSAVDTVVAYYASAPTLAIGLMKKVLDQSVYSDLAHQLEQEADNQDTLGRSADAAEGIGSFLMKRKPNFSGK